From the genome of Alicyclobacillus sp. SO9:
GGTTACACCCTCGCCTTTTTCCAAGTTGAACCTGTCTTCGATAGTCTGCCGAGGCAGAGCAATGACCTCTTTCACGGCAAGAGACACCTCGTCAGGCTGCCATTCTCTATGTGCGAGCAGGGATTTTGCCAACAAAGAATTGACCCCGTCTGCCAAAACAACAATGTTCGCGTACAAATCCCCGTCATCCCTGTCTGTGCGAACACCGACAACCTTGCCTTCTTCCCTCAACAATTCAGTTACAACAGTCTCATAGACCGGGACTGCTCCAGCCTTCACTGCCTTTCCAGCCAACCACGCATCGAATTTAACCCGCAGTCCGGTCCAACAGTTGGGTTCTTTGTACTGTTCATTGCGGTAGCCCATCTTGGCTACACTGTCTTTGCCCAAAAGCCACATATTCTGTTCAATAACGGCTCGCTCCAAAGGTGCTTCCTTCCAAAACTCAGGGATAATCTCATCCAGCGGTTTGCGGTACAACACACCGCCAAAAATGTTCTTGGCGCCAGGGAATTCTCCCCGTTCTATTAATGCCACCTTCAACCCCTGAGTGGCCATGGTATAGGCTGCGATGCTTCCAGCCGGACCTGCGCCAACAATTACTGCGTCAAATCTTTCCTCTGCCATTGTCAACCCACCTCTTTTGGCCTTGCATGTTTAGACCGGATTTGCTACCTGTTTTTGCTTGCGTTCCATCCAAGCAGCCTTTAAGGCAGGTATAACATCCATCCAATCGCCTACAATTCCATAGTTTGCGATTTTGAAAATGGGTGCCTCCGGGTCCTTATTAATAGCAATGATATAGTCTGAGTTCTGCATCCCGACCACATGCTGCACCGCTCCCGATATTCCTACCGCAATATAGAGTTTGGGACGCACCGTCGATCCCGTTTGCCCCACCTGATAAGCGTGATCGATCCAACCGGCATCCGTCGCTGCTCGCGTTGCTGCCACAGTACCGCCCAATTCCTTTGCCATGTCTGAAAGCACGTCAAAACCCTGCGGCCCGCCAATACCTCTGCCGCCAGCAACAATCACCTGAGCGTCTTCCAAATCAACTCTGTCTGTCGCTTCAATGAACTCAAGAACTTCTGTGTCAATGGACTCAGGTTTCAAGACTGGCTGAACCGGAATAATCTCGCCCTTGTGGTCTTTATCAAACGGCAGAGCTTCAAAGGTACCGGATCGAACTGTTGCCATCTGCGGCTTGAATTGCTTGCACAGAATGGTGGCCATCATCTTTTCCGAGAACGCTGGCCGGCTTGCGTGCAACAACCGCTCCTCGTCGACGTCAAGCATCGTTGAGTCAGCCGTCAGCCCTGTGGGCAGGTGAGTGGCAATCGCCCCTGCCAGGTCGCGACCCGTGTACGTTGCACCGTAGAGTACAATCTCCGGTTTGTATTCACGAATGACATTCAGACAAATACGACTGTACGGTCTTGTGCGATAGTTTTTTAATTCCGGCGAATCACACAGATACGCGATGTCCGCACCATAGCCAATGGCTTCTTCGGCAATGTGTCTCACATTGTGACCGATGACCAGAGCCATCAACGGGGCATCGAGTTTCTCTGCCATGCGTTTGGACTCTCCCAGCAATTGCCACGAAACACTCTTAGCTGTTCCGTCTCTCTGCTCCACCACAACCATAATGCCGCGGTATTTTGACCAGTCGATGTCGCCTTCCGGCTGTAATCCAATCATTTTTTTCTTACGCTTTTTGGTTTCTGCCACTTTCTACACTTCCAATCCCCAACCGAGTTTTGTCGGCAGTTCTGTCTCATACAGACGGTCCAGCAGTGTTTCGACAGCTGCCTGGGAAGTTTCTGCCTCAATCATTTCCGTCTCCACCTGTTTCGTCTCAGGAACCCACGTTTTTCCAACGATGGTAGGAGAACCGCTCAGTCCAATTTTTGTACGGTCGAGATCTTCGAAGTCATTTGTCGTCCAGACAATTGGAGAGTAGCGAACACCTTTTAAAATTCCAGGAAGACTTGACCGACGCGGTTTGTTCAACTCAGCTAAAGCCGTGATGAGAACTGGCATTTTAGCCTTGACACGTTCTACCCCGTCTTCCAAGTGTCGATGAACGACAATCTCCTTGGTTTTCGGATCTGCACTCTCCACTTTTTGCACATAGGTCAGTTGGTCCCAATCAAGACGGCAGGCGATTCCAGGCCCAACTTGACCGGTATCTCCATCAAGCGTCTGCTTTCCGGCAAAAATTAAATCTACAGGGCCCCACTCGTCTTCGGCTTTCTGTATTGCCATGGCAAGCACATACGACGTTGCCAGCGTATCCGCGCCAGCAAATGCTCTGTCACTGACCAGAACACCTTCGTCTGCCCCCATCGAAACACACTGCTGAAGTGCCTTGTCCGCGGAAGGCGGGCCCATGCTTATGACAGTAACGCGTGCTCCCAATTCTTCCTTCAGTCGCAGAGCTTCCTCCAAGCCATGCAAATCATAGTAATTTACAATTGCTGGGACTCCTTGCCGTATCAGGGTATTTGTATTGGGATCAATTCGTATTTCGCGGCTGTCAGGAACCTGCTTAATACAAACGACAATATGCACTCGGTCTCACCCCTTCAGTTCAATAGTGAAATGTAAAAATTCTATGACTCGTTACAGACTCACTGTACATCCCTTGCTAACCTATCGGCAGAGCATGACATACTGTATTTTTTTATAATTCGAACTAGTCCGTATGTACTATCTCTGTACAGTTTGAGCTAGTCCAATTTTTCCCTGCGTGCAAAAAATATAAGGTCCTCCACTCCCTTCCGGCACTCTGATTGGTGAACAGAATTTAGGTGTTTCAGCTTTCCTTGCCCACTTCAACCAAAACAGATGCTGATAATAGGATTGAACGGGGGAATGGTGCGGCAGACGGAGTGGAACACTGGAGTGGGGCACTAATGAGGTATGTTGAAGCTAAAGGGAAATGGACCCGCCGAAACCAGCGGGTCCTACAGGCTTCGGAGAAACGTGTTAATGCGTCTGCGACGCCTGCTCCGACGCCGTTCTTTTAAACCTTCGAGTCCATACTTTTCATAACGGTGCTTATAGTCGTAAAACTGTCTTCGTGAAATGCCGTGTTCACGGCACGCTTCGCTTACATTGCCCAAAATTTCTGCCAATTCGAGAATGGAAAGCCGTTCATAGGCTACCAATTCTTCTCGGGTTACGTCATCTCGACTTCTTCGACAAGCCACAATAGGTACCTTTCGGTCCATGTCGAGTACCTCAAGAAACTTGCAGTAGAAGCAAAACTCCATATCCACATACCCGCGTACGGGGCACTCAACATGCCCCTTATACGCACGATGAACCTGCAAGGGATGCTTACGCCGTTTTTCCCGCAGCGGTTCGCGCAAGTCTTCATCAGTATCAGACAATGCCATCACCTGCATCGTTTTCACCTACCGTCGTGCTCACCATGGCATCCACATCGAATTCACCAATGTCTGGTCCCTGCTTTGCGTGCGCGATAAACTCCCTGCGGAGCTTGTCGACGTTGCCTGAGCGCAAGCGAACCATTGGACAGTGTGGCATGGAGCAAATAATGGTGTTTTCGTACCTTCTTCCCCAGACGCAATCAAGACCCTCTTGGCATAAGCTCATGGTGATCACCTCGGCATAGTTTGACTCTAGTGACGTCGCGCC
Proteins encoded in this window:
- a CDS encoding electron transfer flavoprotein subunit beta/FixA family protein encodes the protein MHIVVCIKQVPDSREIRIDPNTNTLIRQGVPAIVNYYDLHGLEEALRLKEELGARVTVISMGPPSADKALQQCVSMGADEGVLVSDRAFAGADTLATSYVLAMAIQKAEDEWGPVDLIFAGKQTLDGDTGQVGPGIACRLDWDQLTYVQKVESADPKTKEIVVHRHLEDGVERVKAKMPVLITALAELNKPRRSSLPGILKGVRYSPIVWTTNDFEDLDRTKIGLSGSPTIVGKTWVPETKQVETEMIEAETSQAAVETLLDRLYETELPTKLGWGLEV
- a CDS encoding electron transfer flavoprotein subunit alpha/FixB family protein encodes the protein MAETKKRKKKMIGLQPEGDIDWSKYRGIMVVVEQRDGTAKSVSWQLLGESKRMAEKLDAPLMALVIGHNVRHIAEEAIGYGADIAYLCDSPELKNYRTRPYSRICLNVIREYKPEIVLYGATYTGRDLAGAIATHLPTGLTADSTMLDVDEERLLHASRPAFSEKMMATILCKQFKPQMATVRSGTFEALPFDKDHKGEIIPVQPVLKPESIDTEVLEFIEATDRVDLEDAQVIVAGGRGIGGPQGFDVLSDMAKELGGTVAATRAATDAGWIDHAYQVGQTGSTVRPKLYIAVGISGAVQHVVGMQNSDYIIAINKDPEAPIFKIANYGIVGDWMDVIPALKAAWMERKQKQVANPV